Genomic segment of Arthrobacter antioxidans:
CACGCAGATCCACACCCACCTCTGCTATTCGGAGTTCGGCAGCGTCCTCGCGGCCATCGACGGGCTCGACGCCGACGTCACCTCCCTCGAGGCCGCGCGCTCGCGGATGGAGGTGGTGCACGATCTCGGGGAGCACGGGTTCGGGCGGGGTGTGGGGCCCGGGGTGTACGACATCCACTCGCCGCGCGTGCCGTCCGTCGAGGAGATCCAGGCACTCCTGGAACGCGCCGTCCGCCACGTACCGGCCGAGCAGCTCTGGGTGAATCCGGACTGCGGACTCAAGACGCGCGGCTACCGGGAGACGGAGGAGTCGCTGAGGAACCTGGTCGGGGCCGCCCGCGCGGTGCGGGCCGCCGTGGAGGCTCCGGCCGGACTCGGCTAGGCCGTCACCGCAACGGATGGTGCGCCGATGTCTCTCACATCGCGCGGCCCCGGTGCACCGTGGTGCGCTTCACCGTTCCGTCCGGGTGGAAGTAGGTCCACGGGCCGGTCTTGCTGCCATGGTCGAACTCGCCCTCGTCGATGATCGTCCCCGCAGCATTCCACCGCTGCCAGAACCCGTGTTTCTCCCCGTCGACGAAGCCGCCTTTCTGGAGCAGCCCGCCGGACGCGCGATACCAGGTCACCGGTCCGGTGAGGCTTCCCTCGACGTAGTGGCTCACCGACCGCACCCGCCCGTCCGCGAAGTAGTGCGTCCACTCGCCGGCTCGCTCGCCCGCGACGTAAGTGCCCACGATCATGCCACCGTGAGGATCACGCTCCTCCCAGCGGCCTGTGCGGCGCCCCGAGGCATCCTCCTCGTTCGGCGCCTCGTCGTTGCTCACGTGGTGCTCGCCGGCTGGACGGGATTGCCGGCGGTGTCATCGAGGGTCGCGCCCACCAGCCCCTCCAGCCAGTTCTCCCAGGCCGGTTCCTCGCGCCGGACATAGTCCGCCGCGTCGGCGGAGAACAGGTAGGCCCGTACGCCCGCCGTCGCCGTCCCGGCGCTCTCGCCGTAGGCGAAGACAGTGAGCATCCCGGGCACCGGTGCCGTGAGCCGGACCAGCGCCTGGCGCTCGCCGACACGCTCGACCCTGCCGGTGGCGCCGCGGATCTCGACTGCCGCACCCTCCTCGCCCAGCCCGAGCGCCTCGTTCAGGGCCGACCAGAGCCCCTGCGCGTCGCCGGGGTGGGAGGCGGTGGCCTCGAGCTGCGCAGCCTCCTGGCCGGGGAAGTGCGCCAGGTACAGGCGCAGGTTGTCGAAGAACGGCATCCAGTTGGCGCCCATGTCCTCCCAGAACTCCGACTCCCAGTCGGCGCCGGTCCCGAAGCCGCTGCTGGTGACGCGCACAACGCAGGTACCGCCGGACCGGGCTTCGACGAGGAACTCCGACGTCAGCGGGCTGAGCGCATCCGGGTCCTTGCCCATGAGGGCAGCCCAGTCCTCCTCATAGGCGATGCGGCGCGGTGGGTCCCAGCCGGTGACGTGGCCGTCCGAACCCATCTCGGGGCCCATGCTGAAGTGCAGTGAGCCGCCCTCGCGCTCCTCCATCTCGGTCGGCAGGAACCAGGCGCTCATCCCCTTGGCGGTGGCGATGGCCTG
This window contains:
- a CDS encoding toxin-antitoxin system YwqK family antitoxin, which codes for MSNDEAPNEEDASGRRTGRWEERDPHGGMIVGTYVAGERAGEWTHYFADGRVRSVSHYVEGSLTGPVTWYRASGGLLQKGGFVDGEKHGFWQRWNAAGTIIDEGEFDHGSKTGPWTYFHPDGTVKRTTVHRGRAM
- a CDS encoding SRPBCC family protein yields the protein MNTIPNVPYRLEFSVEVPGTPEQVWQAIATAKGMSAWFLPTEMEEREGGSLHFSMGPEMGSDGHVTGWDPPRRIAYEEDWAALMGKDPDALSPLTSEFLVEARSGGTCVVRVTSSGFGTGADWESEFWEDMGANWMPFFDNLRLYLAHFPGQEAAQLEATASHPGDAQGLWSALNEALGLGEEGAAVEIRGATGRVERVGERQALVRLTAPVPGMLTVFAYGESAGTATAGVRAYLFSADAADYVRREEPAWENWLEGLVGATLDDTAGNPVQPASTT